The proteins below come from a single Cryptococcus gattii WM276 chromosome D, complete sequence genomic window:
- a CDS encoding uncharacterized protein (Similar to TIGR gene model, INSD accession AAW42999.1) — MSPIPITFQFSTPSPFVAPRKRQTHKGSLHHELASAKPFSFTYDSLSDTSPITSQAINGDDTVPRTQRSFERPTKRRKGSVHIAPLASEHYVTVTPLYRPIINRCLAYVTSEESLADAHALTGHPYSPESDWGNTRSFNPSDLEVARTEKPKKLNRRELKEKKEKEARVKRLVRELKGEAVEDEEEIPIIIEQTPTPSVQEETPAAIEPEKNKDKGSDSIRKLSPPQSRGPLKRTRSFNALSHAGNGVHASSPLRVVIGANGHRNTDDQPAAKQPINRRGSTTSFIETWGNQEPRRAFTHSPSGTNSMPLPEMARSPKTVPLPAGVLQPSRTRGGRSSSTALDVETGELTSMRRAATNGTTRSASVGLEGGLRERSRREVTLPNRLKDYEA; from the coding sequence ATGTCCCCCATCCCCATCACTTTCCAGTTCTCTACTCCTTCACCCTTTGTTGCACCAAGGAAGCGCCAAACTCACAAGGGCAGTCTCCACCACGAGTTGGCTAGCGCCAAGCCATTCTCGTTCACGTACGACTCTCTTTCCGACACTTCACCCATCACCTCCCAGGCAATCAATGGCGATGACACCGTCCCACGGACACAAAGATCCTTTGAAAGACCAACGAAACGACGGAAAGGCAGTGTTCATATAGCTCCTCTTGCTTCTGAACATTACGTCACCGTCACCCCTCTCTATCGCCCGATCATCAACCGCTGCCTTGCCTATGTCACATCGGAAGAGTCACTTGCAGATGCCCACGCACTTACGGGACATCCATATTCTCCAGAGTCTGATTGGGGTAATACACGATCGTTTAATCCCTCTGATCTGGAAGTCGCCAGGACTGAGAAACCGAAAAAGTTGAATAGAAGAGagttgaaggagaagaaggagaaggaagctAGGGTTAAACGGCTAGTCAGGGAACTCAAAGGAGAGGCTGTAGAAGACGAGGAGGAAATCCCGATCATAATTGAACAAACTCCGACTCCTTCAGTTCAAGAAGAGACGCCAGCAGCCATTGAGCCAGAGAAAAATAAAGACAAAGGGTCCGATAGTATTAGAAAACTGTCACCTCCTCAATCTCGTGGTCCTCTCAAGAGGACCCGCAGCTTCAACGCTCTTAGCCATGCTGGTAACGGCGTTCATGCCTCCTCACCTCTTCGAGTTGTCATAGGCGCCAACGGGCACCGAAACACCGATGATCAACCCGCTGCGAAACAACCTATTAATAGACGTGGATCAACCACATCCTTCATTGAGACTTGGGGCAACCAAGAGCCTAGAAGGGCGTTCACCCACTCTCCTAGCGGGACAAACTCGATGCCCTTACCAGAAATGGCGAGGTCACCTAAGACTGTACCCCTTCCCGCAGGGGTTCTTCAACCTTCCAGGACGAGGGGAGGAAGGTCTTCATCGACGGCTTTGGATGTGGAGACTGGAGAGTTGACAAGTATGAGGAGGGCAGCGACGAACGGGACTACTCGGTCGGCGAGTGTGGGGTTAGAAGGAGGTTTGAGGGAGAGATCTCGCAGAGAGGTCACCTTGCCTAACAGGTTGAAGGATTATGAGGCATGA
- a CDS encoding copper uptake transporter, putative (Similar to TIGR gene model, INSD accession AAW43046.1): protein MDMDMGSHAGHSHSSEPSTPACRISMLFNYNTVDACFLSSRWHIRSKGMFAGSIIAIFTLCILIEFVRRFGRELDRWLVRRAGLGASGDVGNVPECGKDGMQGDKVAVRAVPPFVPSWPQQILRSLVYGSQFTASFIVMLLGMYFNVIVLIFIFLGHTVGYFLFGRDICNGRFDYAASGCCC from the exons ATGGACATGGACATGGGATCCCACGCGGGCCACAGTCACAGCTCAGAGCCCTCCACCCCTGCATGCCGGA TCTCCATGTTGTTCAACTACAACACCGTTGACGCATGTTTCCTTTCCTCCAGATGGCACATTCGCTCCAAAGGAATGTTCGCCGGTAGTATCATCGCCATCTTTACACTTTGTATCCTCATTGAATTTGTTAGGAGATTCGGGAGGGAACTTGATCGATGGCTTGTGAGGAGGGCGGGGTTGGGCGCTTCTGGGGATGTAGGTAACGTACCTGAGTGTGGGAAGGATGGCATGCAGGGCGATAAAGTGGCGGTCAGAGCCGTGCCTCC ATTTGTTCCGTCTTGGCCTCAGCAAATCCTTCGCAGTCTCGTCTATGGCAGTCAGTTTACAGCCTCTTTCATAGT TATGCTCCTCGGGATGTACTTCAATGTAATCGTCTTGATATTCATCTTCTTGGGTCACACTGTCGGTTACTTCTTGTTCGGCAGGGATATCTGTAATGGCAGGTTTGATTATGCTGCTTCCGGGTGCTGTTGTTGA
- a CDS encoding Golgi to vacuole transport-related protein, putative (Similar to TIGR gene model, INSD accession AAW43047.1) translates to MIPARPWSALSPVQALVEQTCDPTLPVPNDIANIELAELINRKKANSAREATTALLPHINSRNPNEALLALNVLDYLVKHCGYPIHLQISTKEFLNELVRRFPERPPMVIGRVMGKILDLIHEWKNTLCATSKYKEDLVHIRDMHRLLSYKGYRFKQFDAARALASANPNENLKSPEELEQEDRAAKSAKLQELIRRGTPRDLAAAQELMKALAGAEPEKAVDYTAQTLKELDKVQAKAILLNDMLNNAAQGEKIGIEGDVYDQVAGACRGARPRIQKWIEDDNGEREGMMERLLLCNDLINTALERFEACRVGDWTKAQAVVERNNPNQKVADLISFDAADDEPASSSFGGVTLPADNIPSTSNVGMTTAGLPLDLFAPSPVATPSPAGSSTTGAAGQKQMQDPMAFFNTVSPQPQAVQQGSQSASGFGGLGALQQPTPNTNNNNFGFGGFQASQSSSPAVGYSLSPQPAALSSQQFIQPQQPQQPQQSQPQQQQQTKKDAFADLVDLMS, encoded by the exons ATGATCCCAGCCCGTCCCTGGTCAGCTCTCTCTCCTGTCCAGGCCCTTGTCG AACAGACATGCGATCCTACTCTCCCTGTTCCCAACGATATCGCCAACATCGAGCTCGCGGAACTGATCAATCGTAAAAAGGCCAACAG TGCCCGAGAAGCAACCACTGCACTTCTCCCACATATCAATTCTCGAAACCCAAACGAAGCGCTCTTGGCGCTCAATGTCCTCGATTACCTTGTTAAGCATTGCGGCTACCCTATCCATCTCCAGATTAGCACCAAAGAGTTTCTCAATGAACTCGTACGCAGATTCCCCGAACGTCCGCCTATGGTGATCGGGAGGGTGATGGGCAAGATCCTTGACTTGATACATGAGTGGAAGAATACACTGTGTGCGACATCAAAGTACAAGGAAGATCTGGTGCACATCAGGGATATGCATAGGCTCTTGAGCTATAAAG GATATCGTTTCAAGCAATTCGATGCCGCGAGGGCGCTGGCGTCTGCTAATCCCAACGAA AATTTGAAATCCCCTGAGGAGCTCGAACAGGAAGACAGGGCTGCAAAGAGTGCT AAATTGCAAGAGCTCATTCGTCGCGGCACCCCTCGAGATCTCGCGGCTGCGCAGGAACTTATGAAGGCTTTGGCAGGGGCG GAGCCTGAAAAAGCCGTCGACTACACCGCTCAAACCCTCAAAGAGCTTGACAAAGTCCAAGCCAAGGCGATCCTTCTAAATGACATGCTCAACAATGCCGCACAAGGCGAGAAGATTGGGATTGAGGGTGACGTGTATGATCAGGTTGCAGGGGCTTGTAGGGGTGCAAGGCCTAGGATACAAAAGTGGATTGAGGATGACAATggggaaagagaaggaatGATGG AGCGGTTGTTATTGTGCAATGATTTGATTAATACCGCCTTAGAAAGATTCGAGGCCTGCAGGGTGGGCGACTGGACTAAGGCTCAGGCTGTCGTTGAGCG AAACAACCCTAACCAAAAAGTTGCCGATTTGATATCATTCGACGCCGCTGACGACGAAcctgcctcttcttcttttggCGGCGTCACCCTCCCCGCAGACAACATTCCTTCAACATCTAATGTTGGTATGACAACGGCTGGTCTCCCTCTTGATCTCTTTGCCCCCAGCCCTGTGGCGACTCCGAGTCCCGCCGGCAGCTCCACCACTGGCGCTGCTGGACAAAAGCAAATGCAAGACCCCATGGCTTTCTTTAACACTGTTTCACCTCAGCCACAAGCGGTGCAACAGGGAAGTCAATCTGCGTCGGGCTTTGGTGGGTTGGGCGCCTTGCAGCAGCCTACGCCTAATACGAATAACAACAACTTTGGTTTCGGTGGCTTCCAGGCGTCTCAGTCTTCATCGCCAGCTGTGGGCTACTCTTTGTCTCCCCAGCCTGCTGCACTTTCATCTCAACAGTTCATTCAACCCCAACAACCCCAACAACCTCAACAATCTCAAcctcagcagcagcagcaaaCCAAGAAGGACGCGTTTGCTGACCTAGTTGATCTTATGAGTTAG
- a CDS encoding Hypothetical Protein (Similar to TIGR gene model, INSD accession AAW43045.1), which yields MSRRDTKPYSRPDVDGQWKHDLHQTAQSTLLDRIAPSPGQSLASRIAGGKKELFPDSSSSRGSGRAADRGSKAGVELLPAGEPAASQAPTGRARGGPVRGVGVNQKSRELLNDALGVGARRSTRPQQSRKSQVSIIGAAKTTVWVRVENLAPGTTAEDVVSAFAPLPILNATQSNLINSPTVSIDLELENRNDAEELIKQYNGVVADGNTLRVSIVNNLKHRLGGGSAVRIGANTDTVAGQELLSSAKSSKLYSDMVLATDPNATIITVAEEPSPSSFNASRGTGGRGGRGRPANALAARMGNGGARGWAR from the exons ATGAGCCGAAGAGACACCAAACCCTACTCT CGTCCTGATGTCGACGGCCAGTGGAAACACGATCTCCACCAAACAGCTCAAAGTACCCTTCTCGATCGTATAGCCCCATCTCCAGGCCAGTCTCTTGCTTCCAGGATCGCAGGCGGAAAGAAGGAGCTTTTTCCCGactcttcatcttctcgaGGTTCCGGCAGGGCTGCCGACAGAGGTTCCAAGGCGGGAGTCGAGCTTCTTCCCGCTGGGGAACCTGCTGCTAGTCAAGCACCCACAGGAAGAGCTAGAGGGGGGCCTGTAAGGGGCGTTGGAGTGAACCAAAAAAGCCGAGAATTATTGAATGATGCTTTGGGTGTTGGTGCAAGGAGATCAACGCGACCTCAACAGTCTCGCAAGTCCCAAGTGTCAATAATTGGTGCTGCGAAGACTACAGTCTGGGTGCGAGTGGAGAACCTTGCTCCGGGTACAACTGCCGAAGACGTTGTT TCGGCCTTTGcccctcttcccatcctcAACGCCACCCAATCAAACCTCATCAATTCCCCTACCGTGTCCATTGATCTCGAGCTTGAGAATAGAAACGACGCCGAAGAGCTCATCAAACAATACAACGGAGTTGTAGCCGATGGCAACACTCTTAGAGTATCTATCGTCAATAACCTCAAGCATCGACTAGGCGGAGGCTCAGCAGTGAGGATTGGAGCAAACACGGATACTGTCGCCGGCCAGGAGCTTTTGAGCAGTGCCAAGTCTAG TAAACTCTACTCTGACATGGTGCTTGCAACCGATCCCAACGCAACAATCATCACTGTTGCTGAAGAACCATCACCTTCATCTTTCAACGCATCTCGTGGAACGGGCggaaggggaggaaggggtCGACCTGCCAATGCACTGGCCGCGAGGATGGGGAATGGAGGTGCCCGAGGTTGGGCCAGATAA
- a CDS encoding carbamoyl-phosphate synthase (glutamine-hydrolyzing), putative (Similar to TIGR gene model, INSD accession AAW43115.1), whose amino-acid sequence MSAIRAINMRKTASALKAPIAFKRTLATPVNSLYTPILPAKIPATLHLKSGQSYYGSSFGSENSKFGETVFSTSITSYTDSMTDPSYLGQILVFTSPMIGNYGVPSNVSSQFPGIPFLESEKIQCTGVVVSDVALKYSHYQAVESLHEWCKRYDVPGITGVDTRAITSLLRDQGTTLGRLAVGDEAGKPAPQESEYWDPSKENLVAQASTKKPYVLNEKGSGPRIAVFDFGIKANILRSLVRRDAVVTVLPWDFDFNAVRDQFDGLFLSNGPGDPKMIMDTAMRIRQTINEWDKPIFGICMGHQVLGLAAGLEAYRMTFGNRGHNQPVLALASSGSIKAGRVYVTSQNHQYALRLTEDFPEGWAPFFINCNDSSVEGIISTPESGKRIWGVQFHPESAGGPLDTIEMFSDFVNECDVGRKGFNASAMVANEVKVDGHAAKAASVSA is encoded by the exons ATGTCCGCCATCCGAGCTATTAATATGCGAAAGACGGCTTCTGCTCTCAAGGCGCCAATCGCGTTCAAGCGAACCCTTGCTACCCCTGTAAACTCGCTTTACACGCCCATCCTTCCCGCCAAGATCCCTGCGACTCTTCACCTCAAGTCTGGTCAGAGCTACTATGGCTCAAGCTTTGGAAGTGAAAACTCCAAGTTTGGAGAGACTGTCTTCTCTACCAGTATTACCTCTT ACACCGACTCTATGACTGACCCTTCTTATCTCGGTCAGATCCTTGTCTTCACCTCCCCTATGATTGGCAACTACGGTGTCCCTTCCAATGTCTCATCTCAGTTCCCAGGTATCCCCTTCCTTGAATCTGAGAAGATTCAGTGTACCGGTGTTGTCGTTTCCGACGTTGCCCTCAAGTACAGCCACTACCAGGCCGTTGAGAGTCTTCACGAGTGGTGTAAGCGATACGATGTCCCCGGTATTACTGGTGTCGACACTAGGGCTATTACCAGCTTGTTGAGGGACCAGGGTACTACTCTCGGTCGTCTCGCCGTTGGTGACGAGGCTGGCAAACCTGCTCCTCAGGAATCTGAGTACTGGGATCCCTCCAAGGAGAACCTTGTCGCCCAGGCTTCGACCAAGAAGCCTTATGTCCTCAATGAGAAGGGTTCTGGACCCCGTATCGCCGTCTTTGACTTTGGTATCAAGGCCAACATTCTCCGATCTCTTGTCCGACGTGATGCTGTTGTCACTGTCCTTCCTTGGGACTTTGACTTCAACGCTGTCCGAGACCAGTTTGACGGTTTGTTCCTTTCCAACGGTCCCGGTGACCCTAAGATGATCATGGACACTGCCATGCGAATCAGGCAGACTATCAACGAGTGGGACAAGCCCATCTTTGGTATCTGCATGGGTCACCAAGTCCTTGGTTTGGCGGCTGGTCTTGAAGCCTACAGGATGACTTTTGGTAACCGAGGTCACAACCAGCCTGTCTTGGCTCTCGCGAGCTCTGGCAGCATTAAAGCAGGTCGAGTTTACGTGACT TCCCAAAATCACCAGTACGCTCTTCGACTCACCGAAGACTTCCCTGAGGGTTGGGcccccttcttcatcaactGTAACGACTCTTCCGTCGAGGGTATCATCTCTACTCCTGAGAGCGGCAAGCGAATCTGGGGTGTTCAGTTCCACCCCGAGTCTGCTGGTGGACCTCTTGACACCATTGAG ATGTTCAGCGACTTTGTCAACGAGTGTGACGTTGGGCGAAAGGGTTTCAACGCTTCTGCAATGGTGGCCAACGAAGTCAAGGTTGACGGCCACGCCGCCAAGGCTGCCTCTGTTTCCGCTTAG
- a CDS encoding uncharacterized protein (Similar to SGTC gene model, INSD accession EAL21143.1), producing MGPSVPPPQLHHTNSAHPLATPARHVAHRPHAATISTSRPADALLDTPRSHRPSSTGKPSTIAKPWDHLESLSKDELFIVDTRFDLMSDDELHEYLQNVSCAPEDPTPHVELSSPVFPANGQTSSSAGSSSTTELPPSRDTGDKSPLFPPSPPLLQNNAQITDHPLRVLSRAVRELREVIERLEKENSRLRMNQIEREPSSGKATDQQISIHDDLNEAISTSLTSTSSLREVPSRASALSIPQSELPSLSPTTSRFPAGFSPSSSNSIPFTSTSVDPHQPDVDAASINENNDRKSSRQSWASGLWVWGNKKSSVTKKSSMGSIASANQPVTPNSNAIPRSTPEDEDEDETWRKGDGGSSPSYRAIFLATRILTPDPSSILIPTETPPKALIARLAHSLVSNARDEGIVAKEPANHRRSRDVSRSRAISLGDQERLQTDEAKIKDGKGYGDSALTATASLGRTLLSSVTGATIRGSRSGASVAGEEARPSLLSRGSSGHGFSVAAAPSSPAISHSAAVGSPAFEETPLPSVELSSIVPDESRPPTVLLSRENLGSFFQSNRVNRAKMVTASRFESDEPPLTDRYGFIYDIQHAKMLKDASVAGTPAPMSLNGTLFKNDDPEEEGWIAKHRRGSHGSQKSDSKSIRNTGDVKENSPLASPRPSIDSTSSNTQPPSQSSDTPRNVASPATRSRSSSHADQHRHRSSTILSLNPSPARPVTSKDHLTVSARGSSSLHSGVSPSITSTTVPQSISASLSKPVSPTEAPTSASRVTISSLLDQLTDLHDRQQKERVAEWDVFIKKRAKSRAADKGRGWTAGLIGVSQMGLSGKGQEDWKTFSRLARRGIPLKYRGDVWAECSGAKDLMVPGEYAEILTVHKDDVSPVMADIDKDVSRTFPGNVFFGGDGPGVEKLKRVLVAYSWYNPGVGYCQGMNMVAATLLLTHSDEEQAFWILICIIHRLLPANYFSPSLVGSRADQLVLSQIVAQILPKLHAHFLALGVDLASITFGWFLSLFTDCLPVETLFRVWDLFFVEGHDSIFRVAIAILKINEAEICNCKTVGDIFSFISTMTSRLWAADKLITLQHNFKPIIRHTDIAARCEKASELLEKEAEDA from the exons ATGGGCCCCAGCGTACCGCCGCCACAGCTGCACCATACGAATAGCGCCCATCCCCTCGCCACCCCTGCTCGCCACGTGGCACACCGCCCGCATGCTGCTACAATCTCCACATCCCGCCCAGCAGACGCCCTCCTAGACACACCCCGCTCCCACCGCCCCTCCTCAACCGGCAAGCCATCAACGATAGCCAAACCATGGGACCATCTCGAATCCCTATCAAAAGACGAACTCTTCATAGTCGACACTAGGTTCGATCTCATGTCAGACGACGAACTGCATGAGTACCTACAAAATGTATCGTGTGCCCCTGAAGATCCAACACCTCACGTAGAACTCTCTTCTCCCGTGTTTCCTGCAAATGGACAGACAAGTTCATCTGCTGGTTCATCGTCCACAACCGAACTACCCCCATCACGCGATACAGGCGATAAGTCTCCTCTCTTTCCGCCTTCGCCACCTTTACTACAGAACAATGCACAGATCACCGACCATCCACTGCGAGTCCTTAGCAGAGCGGTTAGAGAGCTGAGAGAGGTTATTGAGAGGTTGGAAAAGGAGAATTCGAGGTTACGTATGAATCAAATAGAAAGAGAGCCGTCATCTGGCAAAGCGACCGATCAG CAGATATCAATCCACGACGATTTGAATGAGGCCATATCCACATCTCTCACATCCACATCGTCCCTGCGTGAGGTGCCCTCAAGGGCATCAGCATTGAGTATTCCCCAATCTGAGCTCCCTTCTTTATCACCAACAACCTCCCGTTTCCCCGCAGGATTCTCTCCGTCTTCCTCTAATTCAATACCTTTTACGTCAACTTCAGTTGATCCGCATCAACCTGATGTTGACGCAGCAAGTATAAATGAAAATAATGATAGAAAATCTTCCCGGCAATCTTGGGCGTCTGGTCTATGGGTTTGGGGTAACAAGAAGAGCTCGGTAACAAAAAAGAGTAGTATGGGGTCGATAGCGTCTGCCAATCAGCCTGTAACTCCCAACTCAAACGCTATACCCAGATCAACGccagaagatgaagacgaagatgagACGTGGAGAAAAGGTGATGGTGGAAGCAGTCCTTCATACAGAGCAATCTTCCTCGCAACA CGCATACTTACTCCGgatccttcttccatccttATACCGACAGAAACGCCGCCAAAAGCTCTTATTGCCCGTCTTGCACATTCTCTAGTAAGCAACGCGCGAGATGAAGGTATTGTCGCCAAGGAACCTGCGAATCACCGGCGATCAAGAGACGTTTCGCGAAGTCGAGCCATCTCTCTTGGAGACCAAGAACGTCTTCAAACCGATGAAGCTAAAATTAAGGACGGTAAAGGTTACGGTGATTCTGCTTTGACCGCTACGGCTTCATTGGGGAGAACATTGCTTTCATCCGTGACTGGTGCTACCATAAGAGGCTCCAGAAGCGGCGCAAGTGTCGCTGGTGAAGAGGCCCGACCGTCTCTTTTGAGTAGAGGATCTTCGGGACATGGGTTTTCTGTGGCAGCAGCCCCTTCCTCACCAGCGATAAGCCATTCTGCAGCAGTGGGAAGCCCTGCTTTCGAGGAGACCCCATTGCCATCTGTAGAACTTTCTTCGATAGTGCCAGACGAGAGTAGGCCACCGACGGTTTTGCTATCTCGAGAAAACCTTGGGTCTTTCTTCCAGTCAAACAGGGTCAATAGAGCCAAGATGGTGACCGCCAGTCGGTTTGAATCGGATGAGCCACCACTGACTGATCGCTATGGCTTTATTT ATGACATTCAACATGCTAAAATGCTTAAAGATGCATCAGTGGCCGGAACCCCTGCTCCAATGTCTTTGAACGGCACATTGTTCAAAAATGACGATccagaagaggaaggatgGATTGCAAAACATCGTAGAGGATCTCACGGAAGTCAAAAGTCGGATTCCAAAAGCATCAGAAATACTGGCGATGTCAAAGAAAACAGTCCGTTAGCATCTCCACGCCCTTCAATCGATTCGACGTCGTCAAATACACAGCCCCCGTCCCAATCAAGTGACACGCCCAGAAATGTTGCTTCTCCGGCAACACGTTCAAGGTCATCTTCTCACGCAGATCAGCATCGACATCGGTCAAGTACCATCCTCAGTCTTAACCCATCACCTGCACGACCAGTTACAAGCAAGGATCACCTGACAGTCTCCGCTCGGGGGTCATCTAGCCTCCATTCAGGCGTTTCCCCCTCCATCACTTCAACCACAGTACCTCAATCCATCTCGGCCAGCTTATCCAAACCCGTCTCACCGACTGAAGCACCCACCAGTGCCAGCCGCGTGACCATCTCCAGCTTACTCGACCAACTGACCGATCTCCATGACCGACAACAAAAAGAGCGTGTGGCCGAGTGGGATGTGTTCATCAAGAAAAGAGCAAAGAGTAGAGCGGCGGATAAAGGTCGTGGTTGGACAGCTGGACTGATAGGTGTGAGTCAGATGGGGCTGAGCGGGAAGGGGCAGGAGGATTGGAAGACGTTTTCCAGGTTGGCAAGAAGAGGTATACCCTTGAAATACAGAGGAGACGTCTGGGCAG AATGCTCTGGCGCCAAAGATCTCATGGTACCTGGGGAGTACGCCGAAATCCTTACCGTACATAAAGACGATGTGAGCCCAGTTATGGCCGATATTGACAAAGATGTTTCAAGGACGTTCCCTGGGAACGTCTTCTTTGGCGGTGACGGTCCTGGGGTGGAAAAACTGAAAAGAGTTCTTGTGGCTTATTCTTG GTATAATCCAGGTGTCGGATA CTGTCAAGGGATGAAT ATGGTCGCCGCCACCCTGCTACTGACACACAGCGATGAAG AACAAGCCTTCTGGATCCTGATCTGCATCATtcatcgtcttcttccCGCAAACTACTTCTCCCCATCCCTCGTTGGTTCTCGCGCCGACCAGCTTGTTCTTTCCCAAATTGTTGCGCAGATTTTACCCAAACTTCACGCTCATTTCCTAGCGCTTGGTGTTGATCTGGCTAGCATCACGTTTGGTTGGTTCCTCAGTCTCTTCACGGACTGTTTGCCCGTCGAG
- a CDS encoding NADH dehydrogenase (ubiquinone), putative (Similar to TIGR gene model, INSD accession AAW43001.1) has protein sequence MSILRVAPALRAKAVPRVASLVSKRNVNDLSITSPPNPSASVRPAIRYGPPTGGRSSDSGRTAAVFGSTGFLARYLIQKLARQGTQVIVPYRDEDEKRRLRPCGDLGQIVPLEWDARIPEQTAECVKHADVVYNLVGRDYETRNYSYDDVNVKVAQSIAEISADMGIPRLIHVSHINANPESTSEFYRTKYAGERAVRDAFPEATIVRPSQLFGHEDWLLNAIARFPILAKLNNGNTKFFPAHVVDVAQALNLMFDAPVTSTASTFVLPGPELYTYGELEKLVSALTLRPLSSAPSLPKPVAKFLATLVNRGLWWPTISPDEVERMFINDAGADTLQAHSPGPDGWNAPPKLNIVGVDGEPVKSWADLDMQPDTIAEHAIKPLRRYRSTVNYDLPVETHIIKSPKQYHVLP, from the exons ATGTCTATTCTCCGTGTCG CTCCCGCGCTCAGGGCAAAAGCCGTCCCCAGGGTGGCCTCCCTCGTCTCAAAGCGCAACGTCAACGATCTGTCAATCACCTCCCCTCCCAACCCCTCCGCCTCCGTTCGTCCGGCCATTAGATACGGGCCTCCTACCGGTGGCCGATCTTCAGACTCTGGACGCACCGCCGCCGTTTTCGGTTCTACCGGCTTTCTTGCCAGGTATCTCATTCAAAAACTTGCCAGGCAGGGAACGCAGGTCATTGTCCCTTACCGTGACGAGGACGAAAAGCGTCGGCTGAGGCCATGTGGTGATCTAGGACAGATTGTTCCTCTTGAGTGGGATGCTAGGATTCCTGAGCAAACAGCAGAGTGCGTCAAGCATGCTGACGTTGTGTACAACTTGGTCGGAAGGGATTACGAGACTAG GAATTACTCTTATGACGACGTCAACGTCAAGGTTGCTCAGTCCATTGCTGAGATTTCCGCTGACATGGGCATCCCTCGTCTCATCCATGTCTCCCACATCAACGCCAACCCTGAGTCTACTTCAGAGTTCTACCGCACCAAGTACGCTGGTGAGCGAGCGGTCCGAGATGCCTTCCCCGAGGCCACCATCGTCAGGCCATCTCAACTATTTGGCCATGAAGACTGGTTGCTCAATGCCATTGCCC GATTCCCTATCCTCGCCAAGCTCAACAATGGTAACACGAAGTTTTTCCCTGCCCACGTTGTCGACGTCGCTCAGGCCCTTAACCTCATGTTCGATGCCCCCGTCACTTCCACTGCCTCCACTTTTGTCCTCCCCGGGCCCGAGCTCTACACCTATGGCGAGCTCGAAAAGCTCGTCTCTGCTCTCACTCTTCGACCCTTGTCCTCCGCCCCTAGCCTCCCCAAGCCTGTTGCCAAATTCCTCGCTACCCTCGTCAACCGTGGTCTTTGGTGGCCTACCATCTCTCCGGATGAGGTTGAAAGGATGTTCATCAACGATGCCGGCGCAGATACGTTGCAGGCTCACTCTCCTGGTCCCGACGGATGGAACGCCCCTCCCAAGCTGAACATTGTCGGTGTTGACGGTGAGCCAGTCAAGAGCTGGGCCGATTTGGATATGCAGCCCGATACCATTGCCGAGCACGCTATCAAGCCTCTGCGACGCTACCGATCAAC TGTTAACTATGACCTTCCCGTGGAGACTCACATTATCAAGTCTCCCAAGCAGTACCACGTCCTTCCATAG